GGAACTCTCTCTGTATGTGATGACTAAATACTAAAAAGTTCACTCTCTATAAATCAATTTTGTCAACATTCATCAAAAGATAACACATGGTGAAATATAATTTGAAGTGCAAATTGTAATTTCAGAGGAAATTGCTTTTGAATTGTCATTCCAACAATGGTTAAAACTCAGTAAGGCAGTGTGAAATAAAATAACTCAAACACATCATGTTACAACATGTCTGATTCTTATTTCCATGACTAATCTACAAGAAAGGTCTGTCTGACAGAATATTACTTATacagagttgtttttgtttttcaatctcATTTACAAGACAGGAACTTTGTTGCAGcctccacatgtgcacagcaaaatgaatgCAGGGCAGGAGAGAAACAAAAGGAAGATTTGGTTGCCAAAAAGAACTTCAATGTCAGTTACCACTACACCAGTCAACACGATTCATTTGTTTAACCATTTAAATAAGCATCACAAAGCTCTGTTTGACTAGTACTAGTCAGATCTGAATGCCACctacattaaaatgattatttcaaATGTCTTTGTCAGTATTGCACCATATGAAAAAAGTTCCAAATAGCTGTACTCACAAAGTATGAAAATTAGTTTTAATTTGCAATGCAAATGCACTTTCTTCGACATCATCCCAATCACTGCAGaactataaaatatttatagaGTTATTCAAGTCATTTGGTGaaaattaatacaatttttgtaaatttccccgatgtgggattaataaaggtttatctatctatccatctatctatccatctatctaatAATCCAAAATCAGTTGTTTCAAAATCATGcaacattaatatttatagttTAAACATTAGTGAGGTACATAAATATGTCAGATCATTTTGTAATAATAATTGTGGGATTCGTAAGTCATGCTTCTATTCAAaagcttttcagctcaggatctgttgttttaaatgggCTGTATAACTAACTAGTCTTGACTTTTTCtttcactgaatgcattttaaattaattaaacagaACTTCCTGTTAATATGTAATGAAACAATACAAGAGCATGGAACAGCAACTTAATCAGAGCAGTGAGGGAGTCCAAACAGCTGATTTCCACCTTGGACATCATGCTAATGAATCTCCTCCTTCCGGTTTAATCCCGTAAACACCTTTCGTGAAGCGAGAGCCCAAACCAGACATCAGTTACATCTGAGAAGATCTTCTAGCAGTAAAGTCGACATGAGTCCACAGACGGTTCAAGTTTGTCACTGACCTTACAAGCAGCTCCAGAGACACCACATTGCTACAACATCCGACAAATACGAGAACAATGGCAATCACGGTCCCCATGGCGACGCAGTGCTAAAAGAAAGTCGGTGGAAAAACGTGTTACTTATTAAACCTGAAAACTACACGGCGCATATTTGCAAATGAGCCGCTGTTTATGCTTTACAGGAAGTGTTCAGCTGCTACACAAACTCTCGTTTGAACACGTCTGAAACTGAGATTGCGTTCTTCCTGATCGCGGTGGCTCATGGGAGTTGGAGTCCAATTCTCAACAAGGCCAAAAGcgtgcttgattttttttacgtGACGAACACAAAGTCgcaaattatatatcagtaCCGTTTGTGTAACAATACTATCCGTTAATAATTTTGAAATGTCTCAGAACTGAAGAATTAATGAGCTAACAGCGCAATTACTGCGCAGTTCTGAAGTGCTACACTCCACGATGCGCATGCGCAGTTCGTCACGTATTCAAAAGTGCAGCGAGCTCTCACTCTGTCAGACTTTGTGGTTACTTGAAGCTACACAGAGACTGATAGAGCAGCAGAATATAAACTTACCACCCTTTGGGCTATTACTTCTTGATATAAGCCATCAGTTTTCGACACTTGTTAGGTCTTGGTCAGCGCTAGTTGGACATTTGGTCACACTGGTTCAAAATCATGTTTCACTAGTTGAACCAAATCTCCTGCTAGTCACTCCTTTAGCAACTAGTGGCACTTTTGTCTAACTAGTCTCAACTAGAACATTACTAGTGAACCTGGGTCAGACAAAAATCCCAGGTAGTTATCTTTTTGATGCGTAAATGGCACTAAGGACCCAGCCCTGGTGGCAATACTCAGTTTGCCATGTCCTGCCCCATGAGAGGTTGAATGGATAACTGGTACCCCAAACAATGGAGATAAATAATGTTGAGCAGCTTTCTAATTTTTATAGCGTAAAATAAGCTTTGACGCCTAATATATCCCTTTTATAAACAGCTAATCTAACCAAATGGAACAAATCACACTCCAACACAGGGTGAAATCTGCAGCCTGTTTGCTGACATACACGCCAGCTGTCAAATAGGCGATCTCTGCTGGAGTACGTGGCTCCGGCTGACGTAATGACGTACCACACCGCTAGCTTCTCCGCTGTAGCATCAACAGTTTAGTTAGCCTGCTATCAAAAGCAGGAAGTTACAGTCGTTACGGGCTCTGTGTAGTTTGATAAATTGTCCAGCTGCTGCCAAAAATGATTTCACTTACGGATTCACAAAGTAAGAACTGTTTCTATATTACTATATTTTCCCCCGCCGTTCTTTGTCTCGGCggtgtttttgtgtgaaacCGGGTTTAGCTCGAGGCTAACGGCTCAACACGATTGGCTGAGAGCGTCGTCACGTTACACGTCAGTGAGGAATATTTACAATGGAGAGTCAGTCTGCggtctgtgcattcaaaatacTGAACATTTATAGGCACGTAAGGTTTTATGTTGCTTTGGCAATATTGCTCTTGGACACTTTCATACCAGCAAAGCAAACTGAGTTGAATTGAATGTATACACTCACAGGTTCCTGCTGTTTTGTCTTGCATCCTCAGAGATGATCTGTGACTTAAAGCTTGTATATAATTACAATAAAACCTAAAttccatgcttttatttgtgTTATGGTGCTCTCCAGAGGCAGTGTTGAGATGGGGGTTTACACCAGTCCAGCAGTTCTAGATTTTAACCTGAAATTGCCCAATTTTCCAGTTATTTTAgagtaaaatacattaaaatttgAGACACTGTGTTCTAGGCAAAATAAGGTTATCCCACTGTGTTTCCACGCTACGTGCATGTTCCACATTATTATCAGTGATCCAGGAGAaggaagacagatagatagatagatagatagatagatagatagatagatagatactttattcatTCCCTTGGGGaataaaaaaagctaaaattcaaTGACACAGTACCTCAAAGAGCTAATAATAGTCAGACCAAATCTATCAACTGTATtgctgacaaaaaaataaataaaaagtcctTCTACAGTTTAATATTTTCGTGAGTTACTTAATGATGAGAGAATCTATATACTTATACTACATACATAGCAATGTCACTACTGCTAATATCCTGTGAAATAGAAAAATCTCAGATTGGAATGATGGATGAATATATTccgagtgtttttttttcatttatgttttgttaaACAAAGAGGTTACATCTGGGGGTTATTGATAAAACTTGACCCTCAACTCAAAATGTCCCTTGTGAGGCCTTATACTCATATATTTAcccaaatgtaaacaaatggggaaaaaataagttaaaacacaacaaaataaaacaaaaaaaccccagaatAAAGCATAAGATTAAAACTAGCAGGAATTTAACCTTAACTTAccatgcttttaaaaaaatgtatttattttttgttaaagttAATGTCATGTTTACAACAGTGAATGATATGTAACCATGTGGACAGAACAACTTCTTTGCTCCTTTAAATCCACAGAAATTGGCATGGGGCTGACTGGGTTTGgcgtgtttttcctcttttttgggATGATGCTGTTTTTTGATAAAGCTCTCCTTGCCATTGGAAATGTGAGTCCATTAAACGTGCACGTTGTGACACCATGTGAAAGTCTCTCCTGTGCGACCTGAAAAGCACCAGACTTGTGACGTTGTTTGTGATGTTGTTTATTTCCGTGCAGATTCTGTTTGTCTCTGGTTTGTCCTTCGTCATCGGCCTGGAGCGcactttcagatttttcttccagagacacaaagtaaaaGCCACCAGCTTCTTCCTGGGAGGAGTCCTCGTGGTTCTGATCGGCTGGCCGATTGTTGGAGTTGTTCTGGAGATCTACGGGTTCTTTCTATTATTCAGGTCAGCTCAGAGAGAAAAGATCTCTTTGTCATCATAAGGAATTCTTGGGCCTCTTCTCATTCTCACTCTCTTCAACAGGGGATTCTTCCCAGTGGCAGTCGGATTCATCCGACGAGTTCCTGTGCTCGGGTCTTTGCTCAGCTTACCGGGGATCAGTACAGTGAGTATCACAACAATCAATCAACCAACCACACACCGCAAAATATTAATGGCTTTCATGCAATGGAGATTTTTAACTTGATTGGCAAATCTAATTCATCACAGACAgaattttgtcaattttttttctttttttaatgtgtgttaaTGTGATTGAGGAACTTCCAATTTGGTTGTGGCTTCAAAAGCTGCAACATCGTCCTATATCTGCCATTCAGAAATACAGTGGATTTACACACTGTTAAACCACCAATTCAGACACTATGCAATTTAGTCAACAGTAGGTGAAAAATGCCCGCTACTGTTTGTCACAGCCCAGCATGAAGTATACATTTATTTCTCGACTTAAGTGTCCAAATGTTACAGTATGGAGTTAAGTATGAAATATGACTAAACAACCTCATTAAATACTCACGTTTGAGAAGGTGAAAccacagttgttgttgttgttgttgttgttttaagaaTAATGACTAAACCAATCAATAATCCAACAATTTTCAGATTGATCTCACTAATAAATGAAGGAATCTGTGTGTGCTGATATTTCTCAACAACTGTACATCTGATCAGTTTCAGTCTTGGTGGGTGGGAAGTGCAACATTGAGTCAGTGAAGTAGATTGAATGAACGGTGTTTGCTTTGGGGGTCTTTGTGGGCTTCTGGCTGTCCGCATCATTTTTTTAAGAGATTCCTTCATCTATTCGTGAGACGTCTTACATCATCCtctacatttctgtctttttaaatgatCACTACAAAGTCCCGCTTCAGTCCTTCTTGTAAATAACCCTGTACTTCTCCCTTAATCTCTTGCAGCTGGTGGATAAAATTGGCGAGAGCAACACTATGGTATAACGTGGAGCTGTTCACGTAATGGAGAACAGTTTCAGTATTTATCAGAGCTTCTAATGGTGACTGTATAAAACTGGATCATTGCCACTTCAGAATCCAAACATTTCcctgcacaaaagacacaaatatatttgtgtaCGTTCGACTGAATGACATTGTGAAGTTTCTTCTGTCAGAAGGAAACAGTTTTGTATCTGACTGCCACTGGATGTTACCAAgaattgttgctgttgtttttttttatgtctggaAGCCGGTTTATGTATCATTCCAGTCTGATATTTATGAACTGATAACTTGGGACCACTGGTGTAACTCAGAGGAGACTTATGAACCTTTGACAGCATCCACTTCTCCGGATCGTGTGCCTCAACAGTCACTGAGAGAGATTTTTATTCAGTTCCTTTATGAAGTGTTACTTTCATTTTgtactttgaaaataaataacgTTGAGCTAAATGTTACAGAAACGTGAACCACTGTGGTAAGAGGCTTGTCTAGGATATGTTGTACTGTAACTTTTCTAAGTGCATACTTTAAATAAAGTGTGTCTTTTATAACTTagggtgctttttttttgcagcaacagCAGCGGAGAATACAGTGTTCTTTGCTGACTTCAGAAATGATTGTTACACCAAAGAAAACACCCTCACCTTAAGGTCCACTTAGATTTCCTGCATGCTTAAAGCTGCATCCTTTGACCTTCATCAGTGGACTGGATTTTTGTCATTAAACGAGAAGaaataagttttaaaaattaataaactcttcatatgtAACATTAGTGGCACTGTGTAAAATGGTAAATCATTCATTCTCAGTTTTTACTGATGCTTCATGGGAGAAGTAGTTGAAAGCACAACCAACAAACACTTAAAGAACGACTCCATTGATCAAGCTCCATTAAGCTCCAAAACAGCAGGCTTCCACTCTTCACATGCAGAAATCTATATCAAACTCACATCTACAGTTTTTCCAACACACAATTAGCAGCTGTGTTCACAAGATGAATACTTGATGGACAGAATGATAATTATGTTTAAAGGTCACATTTGTCCTCCTTTTCAGCAAACATCTAAAACTCTTACATGTCCCCATAATGTGTCTTAAATGTTTCATCTCAAAATTGTGCAAGAAATGAAGATATTTACTTCTGCCATTCCTCAGGTCCCCCCACAATGAGACAGCCTCCCAGCTTTACAAGCCAGTGAGAATTTTACTGTTGTGTTGTCAAGATGCCGATAATAATTAGcaacattaactgtaaaatgaaaaaactaaatacaTTAATATATGATAGTTGGtagatagactggtgatctgtccagggagTTCCCTGGCTTCACCCTAAGTCCgctgggatagactgcagcccccctgtgaccctaatgaggatgtatagatggatggatgcatgataGTAGACTCTGTGCTACTACAGCAGAATAGAATTCCTGAAATTCCATCGTGGCCTTATGTTTTGGTGCGCCGCCTTAAGATTTTCACCGGCTACGTCTGGTCACCCCTTTGAAAAATTTCTGAAGGCACCACTACCTTTCTTTGTCCACTTCAGTGTCTAAAAACAACAGGTTTTGGTTGTATTGAAGGTTTGACACATCTTGCTGGCTGCATTTCCTCCCTGAAGTCTCGTTGTCAGGTGACCAATGCTGTTTGTACCTTTCTATTTTTTGACACTTTAAGGAAACAAGATGTAAACATGTTAGTTAGTGAGAACTTAAGCCATAAGATAACCAGACGCTTGGTGTAACTTTATATTTCCCATAAATTTGCATGCTGTGCTATTCACACGAGTTAACTCTTCTTCAAGAAACACTTGTTTGTtatttctgtgaaattttatATGAAAATAAACCCTAAGCCTTTTTTACAGGACAAGAACAAAACATGGTGCAGTAACGCGTGCAGCTTTTTATAGAAAGCATCAACACTTCAGGCCTCCTTCACGCACGTACTCGCTGGCACGTCAGCTTCATTCATAAAATCTCACCAGTGACGTCTTCGTGCGGTGACCCTGTGAAGACACTCTGCTGTTCACGAGAAACTCAAAAGTTTGAATCTCGTGCGTGTGTCTGTGATGAATGTGCAGCGACAGCTTTAACAGCACCTGTCACTGTGTCAGCTGAAAAACAAGGTGTGAGCTAATTAGACTACCTATCACCCTCGTCAATGATGCTGTATAAGGAGCTGGTTGATTTATTGTGGTTTTTAAAATACTGTGACACACGGACGGAGGAGGACGGAGCACCAATCAAACACTTTAACAGGCTGCAACCCACTGGAGAGCACAACAAGTGGACGGTAAGCAactacaattattattattattgtttaggcTAGTATAATAATAGTTGTTCTTGTTAGATTTTGCCAGTTTACCTTTATTTGTCCAAGAATTCAGCGATATTTGAGAATGTTAACTTAAAGCTTGTCAGCACTGTACAAAAGTTTCACAACACATtacaatatattaaaaaaatccattactaataaaaaataaatatgagtAAGTAGACATTTATTAAATGATTAATAtaatgctataacaaaaatatgCAGATATAAGGAAAAGTGTTTATTAAATTGGACAGTCAACAATTCTAACTTGTCATATGAATAcatattttgtattattatgaTTGTGTTTTACGCTATTGTCATTCAGTATTTGTAAATATAACAGCCTGCAGTATAAATGGCCACAGGAGGAGGTATTGATGTTGTTAAATGCATTAATAAATACTTAAATCTGCTAATGCAACTACATTATAGTGTGTTTAATGttgattttaatcatttgaacGTATATATACTGCCTTTATATACATACtttaagtttagatttttgACCAGATGGATGCATTTTATGCTACAATAGTGTGTTctgttattattttcatttaataatgatgataataccATTGCAGATTTCAACAATGTCTCCTCTAGTCATACTACTTGTGGTGTCATTGGCTTCGCAGTGTTGGACTGCACCACAGGTGGGTCAAAACTGATAATTATTATGATGATTCGTATTTTATCTGAATTTATTGAACATTTCTGACAATATCAGGGTGAACTTGAACAATATTTTCTTCACCGTCTTTCAGAGGAGAAACTGGACTCCTCAGGCGATCTTATACCTCAAAGGAGCACGTAAGAGCACATTAACAGCAGCCAAGAATTACCCGGTTTGAAGCTGCTTTGTCGAACTGAGAGAAAACAGTGATGAATGTTGGTCTTTTACAGAGCGACACCGTTCAGTATTGGAGCGCACCAGCAGAGATGAAGGGGACACTTCATATTTGGGTATGTCTAATATGTGATGCAGCTCTAGTAATATAATATGATTAAAACAAATATAGTTTCAGCTCccaattcaaacaaaaacaattacatACTTGGACTTAAAAGCTTGTATGACTATCTAATTGTTAATTGTTTACTAATACAGTTAACTAATGACTTTTCAAAGTGGTAAATTAATTTTCAGTACCTTCTGGTCAGttataaatatttgtttttccatGTTAAAACAGAAGACTTGCTCATTACTTATTTGAAAGCTTATTAGCAGATTTCCTTGCTGAATTGACGACTTATTAATATTGTTTAGAGCAATAGCTCAACAATTCAACCCAAAAGTTGTTCTGATTACTGCAAGCGATGATCAGTGTCTTTATGATCTAAAGACCCAAATACGTAGTTGTTAACTTCAACTCAGTGTTGCCAACTACTCAGTAAGCAAAGCAGAAAGACTTTCAGTACTTTCACCTGAAGAAAAAATGCCAGGGACAGAGAATAGTAATGTTTGTC
This window of the Acanthochromis polyacanthus isolate Apoly-LR-REF ecotype Palm Island chromosome 8, KAUST_Apoly_ChrSc, whole genome shotgun sequence genome carries:
- the LOC127535094 gene encoding spexin prohormone 1-like yields the protein MSPLVILLVVSLASQCWTAPQRRNWTPQAILYLKGAQRHRSVLERTSRDEGDTSYLETPNRSSDGLGSPLTSLILLELLQQAVEEGKTHHRSV
- the golt1bb gene encoding golgi transport 1Bb, with the translated sequence MISLTDSQKIGMGLTGFGVFFLFFGMMLFFDKALLAIGNILFVSGLSFVIGLERTFRFFFQRHKVKATSFFLGGVLVVLIGWPIVGVVLEIYGFFLLFRGFFPVAVGFIRRVPVLGSLLSLPGISTLVDKIGESNTMV